A DNA window from Mucilaginibacter xinganensis contains the following coding sequences:
- a CDS encoding ribose-phosphate pyrophosphokinase, which yields MPLQFNPVKLFAGSATQSLAANVAECYGRDLGEVDISRFSDGEFQPHFNESVRGCDVFLIQSTNPPTDNLMELLMMIDAARRASAHYVTAVIPYFGLARQDRKDKPRVAIGAKLVANLLVAAGINRIMTMDLHAAQIQGFFDIPVDHLDASIIFVPYIKSLGLGNLTIASPDMGGSYRARTFAKFFNAEVVICDKRRKRANEIESMTLIGDVTDQDIVLIDDICDTAGTLAKAAGLIMERGARSVRAVCTHPLLSGKAYETIENSVLTELIVTDTIPLKHHSDKIKVLTTANLFASAIMNVNEHGSISQLFKVD from the coding sequence ATGCCTTTACAATTTAACCCGGTTAAATTATTTGCTGGTTCTGCCACACAATCACTGGCGGCAAATGTTGCAGAATGTTATGGCCGCGATTTAGGCGAGGTTGATATTTCGCGTTTTAGTGATGGCGAGTTTCAACCCCATTTTAATGAATCGGTTCGTGGTTGTGATGTTTTTTTGATCCAGAGCACCAACCCACCTACGGATAACCTGATGGAATTACTGATGATGATTGATGCCGCCCGCCGTGCATCTGCTCATTATGTAACCGCGGTTATTCCTTATTTCGGTTTAGCCAGGCAGGACAGGAAAGATAAGCCGAGGGTTGCCATTGGTGCAAAACTGGTTGCCAATTTATTAGTGGCTGCCGGTATTAACCGCATTATGACGATGGACCTGCACGCAGCACAGATCCAGGGTTTTTTTGATATCCCGGTTGATCACCTTGACGCTTCCATTATTTTTGTGCCCTATATAAAAAGCCTTGGCCTGGGTAATTTAACCATTGCATCGCCAGATATGGGCGGCTCATACAGGGCGCGTACGTTTGCAAAGTTCTTTAACGCCGAAGTGGTAATCTGCGATAAACGTCGTAAGCGCGCCAACGAAATTGAGTCGATGACGCTTATAGGTGACGTTACCGACCAGGATATTGTGCTGATTGATGACATTTGCGATACCGCCGGAACACTGGCAAAAGCAGCAGGGTTGATTATGGAGCGTGGTGCACGCAGTGTACGCGCAGTTTGTACGCATCCCTTATTGTCGGGTAAGGCGTATGAAACTATAGAGAATTCGGTTTTAACAGAATTAATTGTTACCGATACCATACCGCTGAAACACCACAGCGACAAAATAAAGGTTTTAACCACTGCGAATTTATTTGCAAGTGCAATAATGAATGTAAATGAACACGGCTCAATAAGCCAGCTGTTTAAAGTGGATTGA
- the pth gene encoding aminoacyl-tRNA hydrolase: MKYLIVGLGNIGPEYADTRHNIGFMILDELAKQENAKFYNMRLAYYTEITHKARTLYLVKPTTYMNLSGKAVAHWMRELKIPIENVLVIVDDIALPFGTLRLKPKGSAAGHNGLKHIEATLGHNNYARLRFGVSDNFPKGRQVDYVLDGFDKDELPELPALIDRSIEMIKSFAAIGTELTMTRYNR, encoded by the coding sequence ATGAAATATTTAATAGTAGGTTTAGGAAACATAGGGCCGGAATATGCTGATACCCGGCATAATATAGGTTTTATGATATTGGACGAACTGGCAAAACAAGAGAACGCCAAATTTTACAATATGCGGCTGGCCTATTATACCGAAATAACCCACAAAGCCCGCACCCTTTACCTGGTTAAGCCAACCACTTATATGAACCTGAGCGGCAAAGCCGTTGCTCATTGGATGAGGGAGCTTAAGATTCCCATTGAAAACGTATTGGTAATCGTGGATGATATTGCGCTTCCGTTCGGCACATTGCGCTTAAAGCCCAAAGGCAGTGCCGCCGGTCATAATGGATTAAAACATATTGAGGCAACGCTTGGACACAATAATTACGCCCGTTTGCGTTTTGGCGTGAGCGACAATTTCCCCAAAGGCAGGCAGGTTGACTATGTGCTGGATGGTTTTGACAAAGACGAACTACCGGAACTGCCTGCTTTGATAGACCGCTCGATAGAAATGATAAAAAGCTTCGCAGCCATAGGCACGGAGCTAACTATGACGCGTTATAATAGATAA
- a CDS encoding M1 family metallopeptidase, producing the protein MKLKLLAGFALAFIAVTGVSQAQQTPAGQTTPAAPPASNYDYHEAFGPYFYGKNGSEYRAADGEPGPKYWQNRADYQLAASLNDQTNEITGSEVLTYTNNSPQKLGYLWMNLEQNLFRQDSRGTAIVPLLGNPPKPISRNWGRGQDFDAGFKIKSIKLVGLKGATTDLKFLVSDTRMQVYLPKEVPSDGGQVKLKIEYSFIPPNYGSDRMGIQETKNGKIFQIAQWYPRMCVYDDIYGWNTIPYSGPGEFYLEYGDFDLNITAPASHIVVASGELLNPQEVYTPMQLKRWAEAEKSEKTVIIRSASEVTDPASRPAGKKTLTWHFKIKNARDASWGSSAAFIIDAAKMDLPSGKKSTAISAYPIESDGVNAWGRSTEYVKKSIEYNSKQWFEFPYPAATAVAGIVGGMEYPGIVFCGAGATKGNLWGVNDHEFGHTWFPMIVGSNERMYGWMDEGFNTFINTLSTADFNNGEYKGKGSMNMHRAGAAFTAPGLETMLSQPANLKERNTGTLLYSKPGAGLTMLREVILGHDRFDFAFRTYIAKWAFKHPTPDDFFRTMENAGGENLQWFWRGWFINNWRLDVAVRSVEYVDNDPSKGAYITIDNLEKMAMPVILEVKTVSGKTDRVKLPVEIWERNNSWKFKYPSTEAIESVTYDPDKALPDFNEANNVWTKQ; encoded by the coding sequence ATGAAATTAAAACTGTTAGCCGGTTTTGCACTGGCTTTTATTGCTGTAACAGGTGTTAGCCAGGCACAGCAAACCCCCGCAGGGCAAACCACGCCGGCAGCTCCGCCAGCTTCGAACTATGATTACCATGAAGCTTTCGGTCCCTATTTTTACGGAAAAAATGGATCGGAGTACCGCGCGGCCGACGGTGAGCCCGGGCCAAAATACTGGCAGAACCGTGCCGACTATCAGTTAGCCGCTTCGCTTAACGATCAAACCAACGAAATTACAGGATCAGAGGTATTAACCTATACCAATAACAGCCCGCAAAAACTAGGCTACTTATGGATGAACCTGGAACAAAACCTGTTCAGGCAGGATTCAAGGGGAACTGCTATTGTGCCTTTGCTGGGGAATCCTCCAAAGCCAATTAGCCGTAACTGGGGCCGTGGCCAGGATTTTGATGCGGGCTTTAAAATAAAATCGATAAAGCTGGTAGGTCTTAAGGGAGCTACTACCGACCTGAAGTTCCTGGTTTCTGACACTCGGATGCAGGTTTATCTTCCTAAAGAAGTGCCCTCAGACGGTGGCCAGGTGAAATTGAAAATTGAATATTCATTTATACCACCCAATTACGGATCCGACCGTATGGGAATCCAGGAAACTAAAAACGGGAAGATCTTCCAGATAGCACAATGGTATCCCCGTATGTGCGTTTATGACGATATTTATGGATGGAACACCATCCCTTATTCTGGTCCCGGTGAGTTTTACCTTGAATACGGCGATTTTGATTTAAATATCACTGCTCCCGCCAGCCACATAGTGGTAGCGTCGGGCGAGTTGCTTAACCCACAGGAGGTTTATACGCCAATGCAACTGAAACGCTGGGCAGAAGCTGAAAAAAGTGAAAAAACAGTAATTATCCGTTCCGCAAGCGAAGTTACCGACCCGGCATCACGCCCTGCCGGTAAAAAAACATTAACCTGGCACTTTAAAATTAAGAATGCCCGTGATGCTTCATGGGGATCATCGGCTGCATTTATTATCGACGCGGCTAAAATGGACCTGCCAAGCGGAAAAAAATCAACAGCAATATCAGCCTACCCGATTGAAAGCGATGGTGTTAACGCATGGGGCCGTTCAACCGAGTATGTGAAGAAATCGATAGAATACAATTCTAAGCAGTGGTTTGAGTTCCCTTACCCTGCAGCTACTGCTGTTGCCGGTATAGTGGGCGGTATGGAATACCCGGGGATTGTTTTCTGCGGAGCTGGCGCCACCAAAGGAAATTTATGGGGTGTTAACGATCACGAGTTTGGCCATACCTGGTTCCCGATGATCGTAGGCTCGAACGAGCGGATGTACGGCTGGATGGATGAAGGTTTTAATACTTTTATCAATACGCTGTCGACCGCTGATTTTAATAACGGCGAATACAAAGGAAAAGGCAGCATGAATATGCACCGTGCGGGCGCTGCGTTTACTGCCCCCGGGCTGGAGACCATGTTAAGCCAGCCAGCTAACCTTAAAGAGAGAAATACGGGTACTCTGTTATACTCAAAACCAGGCGCCGGCCTTACCATGCTGCGTGAGGTAATACTCGGTCATGACCGTTTTGATTTTGCTTTCAGAACTTACATTGCCAAATGGGCCTTTAAACACCCAACACCTGATGACTTTTTCCGCACCATGGAAAATGCAGGCGGCGAGAACCTGCAATGGTTTTGGAGAGGCTGGTTTATTAACAACTGGCGCCTGGATGTTGCCGTAAGGAGTGTTGAATATGTAGATAACGACCCATCAAAAGGCGCATACATAACTATTGACAACCTGGAGAAAATGGCGATGCCGGTAATATTGGAAGTTAAAACCGTTAGCGGGAAAACTGACCGTGTGAAATTGCCGGTAGAGATCTGGGAGCGAAATAACTCATGGAAGTTTAAATATCCGTCAACCGAAGCTATTGAATCGGTTACCTATGATCCGGACAAAGCGTTGCCTGATTTTAACGAGGCTAACAACGTTTGGACAAAACAGTAG
- a CDS encoding Spx/MgsR family RNA polymerase-binding regulatory protein — translation MKVYGITNCNTVKKALDWLKSHNVAYEFHDFKKLGVSEEKLREWDAKAGYEKFMNKQGLTWKQLDPEVKAGVKTSTDALMLLQQKTSMIKRPVIEDGDFLFFGFDEAVYEDKLIK, via the coding sequence ATGAAAGTGTACGGAATAACCAATTGCAATACGGTAAAAAAAGCGCTCGACTGGCTAAAAAGTCATAACGTAGCCTATGAGTTTCACGATTTTAAAAAACTTGGTGTAAGCGAAGAAAAATTAAGGGAATGGGATGCGAAGGCCGGCTATGAAAAATTCATGAATAAACAGGGCCTTACCTGGAAACAACTTGACCCGGAAGTGAAGGCAGGCGTAAAAACAAGTACAGATGCTTTAATGTTGCTGCAGCAAAAAACCAGTATGATAAAGCGCCCTGTTATTGAGGATGGCGACTTCCTGTTTTTCGGCTTTGATGAAGCAGTTTATGAAGATAAGTTGATTAAGTGA
- a CDS encoding 50S ribosomal protein L25/general stress protein Ctc: MKSIAISGSPRENVGKRDAKELRYQSLVPAVLYGGATQTHFSVSASDLRAVVYTPVVHFIDLDIAGTKSQAIIKDLQFHPLTEQIIHVDFLLLDEKKPITIEIPVKLTGTSPGVKVGGKLVQKLRKLRIKGLPKDHLDAIEVSIETLEVGKSVKVNDIKLEKLAIMNAKEDTIVSVTTSRALRQAEQEAASGKK, encoded by the coding sequence ATGAAATCAATTGCTATTAGCGGTTCTCCAAGAGAGAACGTAGGGAAAAGAGACGCTAAAGAACTGCGTTACCAGAGCCTGGTGCCTGCAGTACTTTACGGTGGGGCTACCCAAACCCACTTTTCAGTGTCCGCAAGTGATTTGAGAGCCGTAGTTTACACGCCGGTTGTTCATTTCATCGACTTAGATATTGCCGGTACAAAATCACAGGCTATCATTAAAGATCTTCAGTTTCACCCGTTAACTGAACAGATCATTCACGTAGATTTTTTACTTTTAGACGAGAAAAAACCTATCACTATTGAGATCCCGGTTAAATTAACAGGAACTTCTCCAGGTGTTAAAGTAGGTGGTAAACTGGTACAAAAATTAAGGAAATTACGTATCAAAGGTTTACCTAAAGATCATTTGGATGCTATTGAAGTAAGCATTGAAACTTTAGAGGTTGGTAAATCTGTTAAGGTTAATGATATTAAATTGGAAAAGTTAGCTATCATGAACGCGAAAGAAGATACTATCGTATCAGTAACTACTTCACGTGCATTACGCCAGGCTGAGCAGGAAGCTGCTTCAGGCAAAAAATAA
- a CDS encoding peptidase associated/transthyretin-like domain-containing protein, protein MQIKIVLVLFLSLIAGSVNAQGLLKGTVYDSGSGNKLSNVFIRDNSSKQLGLTDKDGNFTIKTETGHLLIFDCPGYVSDTVYLVDLAPKKVEMITKTIALGEVKINSRRQAFDPHKEYPEIYTKSKLYVLSPTTWFGKEATNARRLKKYFKREEEERKIDAVFTKTYVGSIVPLKGTELDDFMLMYRPTYAFIKGNNNASLAVYINDSYKKYAALPPEKRKPQSLTGGN, encoded by the coding sequence ATGCAAATAAAAATCGTTTTAGTCCTTTTCTTAAGCCTGATAGCAGGGTCTGTTAATGCGCAGGGCCTTTTAAAAGGTACCGTGTATGACAGCGGGAGCGGCAATAAGTTGTCGAATGTTTTTATAAGAGATAATAGCAGTAAGCAACTGGGTTTAACAGATAAGGACGGTAATTTTACAATTAAGACAGAAACCGGGCACCTGCTGATTTTTGATTGCCCCGGGTATGTATCTGATACTGTATACCTTGTTGACCTTGCCCCTAAAAAGGTTGAGATGATCACTAAAACCATAGCGTTAGGGGAGGTAAAGATCAATTCAAGGCGGCAGGCTTTTGATCCGCATAAAGAATACCCGGAAATTTACACCAAAAGCAAGTTATATGTACTCTCACCAACCACCTGGTTCGGAAAGGAAGCAACAAATGCCAGGCGGCTTAAAAAGTACTTTAAGCGTGAAGAAGAAGAGCGTAAAATTGATGCGGTATTTACAAAAACCTACGTAGGCAGTATTGTGCCCCTAAAAGGGACCGAACTGGATGACTTTATGCTAATGTATCGCCCTACTTATGCTTTTATAAAAGGAAACAACAACGCATCGCTGGCTGTTTATATTAATGACAGCTATAAAAAATATGCTGCCTTACCGCCGGAGAAGCGGAAACCGCAAAGCCTTACGGGGGGGAATTAG
- a CDS encoding outer membrane beta-barrel family protein translates to MKRLLLMALCCYLSAAVLAQPAPPALTVKGTAIDSVTNKPIGYVTVALQDAVTKQSVRGGLTKDDGTFELKAITGKNYQLSLASVGYATKVIKITGNTATVNLGNIVMASGKNQLKEVSITALKPVVKQEIDRISYDVQADPETKTQNVLDMLRKVPLVTVDASDNIQLKGGSNYKILINGKPSSLVAHNPSDVFKSMPASSIQKIEIITTPPAKYDAEGLAGIINIITNKKIDQGYNGSINLRDNSLYGPGGGLSLTVKQGKLGIFNYTGYGKQIKRHSSSNSTLQTFGTDPTFLTQSSASTSQGRYIYTSTEISYEIDTLNLITGSFDYNNGHSSNESNQFSNEFDAANALIQSYRIQNSSASTYKGGDFGFNYQKGFKNSKDRLLTFSYKFSNQPNSSENMNTITDRFNYGLPSYLQNNNAGTKEQTIQADYVHPLKHITIEGGLKAILRKSSSDFGTTDYIDSIKSYVPDPNSANNFNYNQNVYSLYNTYQYNLNNWGVKAGLRAEGTDISAHFVSQATDVSRNYSNIVPSISVQRKLKNGTSLNFGFTNRIQRPDIYELNPFVDKTNPRFIRTGNPDLKPVVNHSFELNYSKFSKGSINFGLSYSYSNNSIQSVTRLVDTVTYTTNENLGSNKNLGLSASFNYPITKKFNININSRISNVWINGFYNGQQLSNKGIQGYTFAYAGYRITDTWRAGVNGGFYSANVLLQGKSSSNVFTSISTSKDILSKKGSVFFNVNNPYSKYRTYNSYTRDPAFYQTSASVNPYRSFNIGFNYRFGKLKADIKKNQRGIDNDDTKGASKPASGN, encoded by the coding sequence ATGAAACGACTTTTACTGATGGCCCTGTGCTGTTACCTGTCGGCCGCAGTATTGGCCCAACCCGCACCACCGGCATTAACTGTTAAAGGAACAGCTATCGATTCTGTTACCAATAAGCCCATTGGTTATGTTACTGTAGCTTTACAGGATGCAGTTACCAAACAATCGGTAAGGGGAGGGCTTACCAAAGACGACGGCACCTTTGAATTGAAAGCGATAACCGGCAAAAACTACCAATTATCATTGGCTTCAGTTGGTTATGCCACAAAAGTTATAAAAATAACCGGTAATACTGCCACCGTTAATTTAGGTAATATTGTAATGGCATCCGGGAAAAACCAGCTAAAGGAGGTTTCCATAACGGCTTTAAAGCCTGTAGTAAAGCAGGAGATTGACCGCATTAGCTATGATGTACAGGCTGACCCTGAAACTAAAACCCAGAATGTTTTGGATATGCTGCGTAAAGTGCCGCTGGTAACGGTTGACGCCAGTGATAATATCCAACTAAAAGGAGGAAGTAACTACAAAATACTGATCAATGGTAAGCCATCATCGTTGGTAGCGCATAATCCGTCGGATGTGTTTAAGTCAATGCCTGCCAGCAGCATCCAGAAAATTGAGATCATTACAACGCCCCCTGCGAAGTATGATGCCGAGGGGTTAGCGGGGATTATTAATATCATCACGAATAAAAAAATAGACCAGGGTTACAACGGCAGCATTAACTTACGCGATAATAGTCTTTACGGACCGGGAGGAGGTCTTTCACTCACGGTAAAACAAGGTAAACTTGGGATTTTTAACTACACGGGTTATGGCAAACAAATAAAGCGCCACAGTTCATCCAACTCAACTTTGCAAACGTTCGGTACAGATCCTACCTTTTTAACACAATCATCTGCGAGCACCAGCCAGGGCCGATATATTTATACCAGTACCGAAATCAGCTATGAGATTGATACGTTAAATCTTATAACAGGTTCATTTGATTACAATAACGGGCATAGCAGTAATGAAAGTAACCAGTTCTCGAATGAGTTTGATGCCGCCAATGCGCTGATTCAAAGCTACAGGATTCAAAACAGCAGCGCCTCAACTTATAAAGGGGGCGACTTCGGCTTTAACTACCAAAAAGGCTTTAAAAATAGTAAGGATAGGCTATTGACCTTTAGTTATAAGTTTTCAAATCAGCCAAACAGCAGCGAAAATATGAATACCATTACCGACAGGTTTAATTATGGGCTGCCCAGCTATTTGCAAAATAATAATGCAGGTACTAAAGAGCAAACCATCCAGGCAGACTATGTGCATCCATTAAAGCATATTACTATTGAAGGTGGTTTAAAGGCAATCCTGAGAAAAAGCTCAAGCGATTTTGGAACCACTGACTATATAGATTCTATAAAAAGCTACGTGCCCGATCCAAACAGCGCCAATAATTTTAACTACAATCAGAATGTTTACAGCTTGTATAACACTTACCAGTACAACTTAAATAATTGGGGAGTTAAAGCCGGGCTGAGGGCTGAAGGTACTGATATAAGCGCTCATTTTGTGTCGCAGGCAACTGATGTTAGCCGCAATTACAGTAATATTGTCCCCTCAATATCTGTACAACGAAAGCTTAAAAACGGAACAAGCTTAAACTTTGGTTTCACCAACCGCATTCAGCGTCCTGATATTTATGAACTGAACCCTTTTGTGGATAAAACAAATCCAAGATTTATCAGAACAGGTAATCCCGATCTGAAACCCGTTGTTAATCACAGCTTCGAGCTTAATTACAGCAAATTCTCAAAAGGATCAATAAACTTCGGGTTGTCTTATTCCTATTCAAACAATTCTATTCAGAGTGTAACCAGGCTGGTTGATACCGTTACTTACACCACTAATGAAAATTTAGGAAGCAACAAAAACCTGGGCTTAAGTGCAAGTTTTAACTATCCTATTACTAAAAAGTTCAATATTAATATCAATAGCCGGATTTCAAATGTTTGGATAAACGGCTTTTATAATGGCCAACAACTTAGCAATAAAGGTATCCAGGGTTATACATTTGCATACGCCGGTTACAGGATAACCGATACCTGGCGTGCCGGTGTTAATGGAGGATTTTATAGCGCAAATGTTTTACTTCAGGGAAAATCCAGCTCAAATGTGTTCACTTCAATCAGTACATCTAAAGACATCCTGAGTAAAAAAGGTTCTGTTTTCTTTAATGTGAACAATCCGTACAGTAAATACCGAACTTATAACAGCTATACCCGCGACCCTGCGTTCTACCAAACCAGCGCATCTGTAAATCCTTACAGATCATTCAATATTGGCTTTAACTACCGCTTTGGAAAGCTTAAGGCAGATATTAAAAAGAACCAGCGTGGTATTGATAACGATGATACCAAAGGAGCTTCCAAACCTGCCAGCGGAAATTAA